Proteins encoded by one window of Vigna radiata var. radiata cultivar VC1973A chromosome 5, Vradiata_ver6, whole genome shotgun sequence:
- the LOC106762813 gene encoding triose phosphate/phosphate translocator, non-green plastid, chloroplastic: protein MQSAAFTLSPSLSLPLRNYSLNASRPSLPLRLFAKHTEGVNSNGASSTSFLRRSWTLSPSSSFKFRPLPPSPPRAAENAVPDSAPAENSLFKTLELGALFGLWYLFNIYFNIYNKQVLKAFHYPVTVTVVQFAVGTVLVAIMWGLNLYKRPKISGAMLGAILPLAAVHTLGNLFTNMSLGKVAVSFTHTIKAMEPFFSVILSAMFLGEFPTPWVVGSLVPIVGGVALASVTEASFNWAGFWSAMASNVTNQSRNVLSKKAMVKKEDSMDNITLFSIITVMSFFLLAPVAVFTEGVKFTPAYLQSAGLNVKQLYVRSLLAALCFHAYQQVSYMILQRVSPVTHSVGNCVKRVVVIVSSVIFFQTPVSPVNAFGTAIALAGVFLYSRVKRIKSKPKSA from the exons GTAACTATTCTCTAAACGCTTCTAGACCTTCTCTCCCTCTCAGACTTTTCGCCAAACACACAGAAGGCGTCAACTCCAATGGCGCCTCTTCCACTTCCTTCCTCCGTCGATCTTGGACTCTCTCTCCTTCCTCTTCCTTCAAGTTCCGCCCGCTCCCTCCCTCTCCTCCGCGCGCCGCGGAGAACGCCGTTCCCGACAGCGCGCCCGCCGAAAATTCGCTCTTCAAAACACTCGAGCTCGGCGCCTTGTTTGGCCTCTGGTACCTCTTCAACATCTACTTCAATATCTACAACAAGCAG GTGTTGAAGGCGTTTCATTATCCGGTAACTGTGACTGTTGTTCAATTTGCGGTTGGGACTGTGCTCGTGGCGATTATGTGGGGTTTGAATCTCTACAAGAGGCCGAAGATCAGTGGTGCTATG CTTGGAGCGATTTTGCCACTGGCTGCGGTGCATACTTTGGGGAATCTTTTCACTAATATGAGTCTTGGGAAGGTGGCCGTGTCTTTCACTCACACTATCAAGGCCATGGAGCCTTTCTTTTCAGTGATCCTTTCTGCCATGTTCCTTGGAGAG TTTCCTACCCCGTGGGTTGTTGGTTCCCTTGTGCCTATTGTTGGTGGAGTTGCACTGGCGTCTGTTACTGAGGCCTCTTTCAACTG GGCCGGATTTTGGAGTGCAATGGCCTCAAATGTGACAAATCAATCCCGTAATGTTCTTAGCAAAAAGGCTATGGTTAAGAAAGAG GATTCTATGGACAATATCACTCTCTTCTCTATAATAACAGTAATGTCCTTCTTCTTATTAGCACCAGTGGCTGTCTTCACGGAGGGTGTCAAATTTACCCCTGCTTACTTGCAATCTGCT GGGTTAAATGTTAAACAACTTTACGTCAGATCTCTTCTTGCCGCACTCTGTTTCCATGCGTATCAACAA GTGTCTTATATGATATTACAAAGGGTATCACCTGTTACCCACTCTGTGGGCAATTGTGTGAAGCGGGTTGTGGTCATTGTGAGCTCTGTCATTTTCTTCCAAACACCTGTCTCACCCGTGAATGCTTTTG GTACTGCTATAGCTCTTGCTGGCGTGTTCCTCTATTCAAGGGTGAAGCGAATTAAGTCAAAGCCAAAATCAGCTTAA